One Triplophysa rosa linkage group LG21, Trosa_1v2, whole genome shotgun sequence DNA segment encodes these proteins:
- the hsd17b10 gene encoding 3-hydroxyacyl-CoA dehydrogenase type-2, which produces MANIRSVKGMVGLVTGGASGLGRATVERLISQGASAVILDLPSSDGHKLAASLGDRCAFAPTDVTSESDVKSAVDLAKEKYGKVDLAVNCAGIAVAVKTYNFKKDLPHSLEDFTRVITVNIAGTFNVIRLAVGEMGKNEPDADGHRGCIINTASVAAFDGQVGQAAYSASKGGIVGMTLPIARDLAPMGIRVVTIAPGLFSTPLLAGLPEKVQNFLARQVPFPSRLGDPAEFAHLVTAIAENPMINGEVIRLDGAIRMQP; this is translated from the exons ATGGCGAATATCAGAAGTGTCAAG GGTATGGTAGGTCTGGTGACAGGAGGAGCTTCTGGTTTGGGGAGAGCCACTGTTGAGCGACTTATCAGTCAGGGGGCCAGCGCTGTGATCCTAGACCTGCCCAGCTCAGATGGTCACAAACTCGCTGCTTCACTTGGGGACCGTTGTGCGTTTGCCCCAACTGAT GTCACATCAGAGTCAGATGTGAAATCGGCCGTCGATTTGGCCAAGGAGAAATATGGAAAGGTGGACTTGGCGGTGAACTGTGCTGGAATAGCTGTGGCTGTAAAAACGTACAACTTCAAAAAGGATCTTCCTCACAGTCTGGAGGATTTCACCCGTGTTATCACT GTAAACATTGCTGGGACGTTTAATGTGATCAGATTGGCTGTAGGGGAGATGGGGAAAAATGAGCCCGATGCTGATGGGCACAGGGGTTGTATCATCAACACAGCCAGTGTTGCTGCTTTTGATGGGCAG GTGGGCCAAGCTGCATACTCTGCTTCTAAGGGTGGGATTGTGGGAATGACTCTTCCCATTGCCCGGGACCTTGCACCAATGGGGATTCGTGTTGTCACCATTGCCCCAG GCCTGTTCTCCACGCCCCTGCTTGCAGGATTACCAGAGAAAGTTCAGAACTTCCTGGCAAGGCAGGTGCCCTTCCCCTCACGTCTGGGAGATCCAGCTGAGTTTGCACACCTTGTGACTGCGATAGCAGAAAACCCCATGATTAATGGTGAAGTGATTCGCTTGGATGGAGCCATTCGCATGCAGCCTTGA